One window of the Vigna radiata var. radiata cultivar VC1973A chromosome 1, Vradiata_ver6, whole genome shotgun sequence genome contains the following:
- the LOC106769815 gene encoding uncharacterized protein LOC106769815, whose product MGCVVSTPKDSGGNRRRPGSIGEVSVYVPGLRIPKPVDFAQSLGDYLSKNIVERLSALRTRIVVMTGQEGPTITRTKRKTQHGGSTLADLVQALEDYLPVLLGLVKDGSHLQYKVQFVWVNQEDDKEETTMSNAWYEVLSVLHLMAMLSLSQANLLLLPRSSSNDGHQPKVSEENRRASVDIFLKAAGYLDCAVRHVLPQLPAELRRNLPVDLAEGVLRALSLQALGQGVDIQLGMAIDSTKATLAVKRRLACEMVKCWQQAQDNIMNLPLTNGWGEKHCLFVKWKYVEAKAAAYYYHGLILDEGNTEKSHGMAVAALQAADEYFKESKKLCEAFNAASPLSRNPPPWGTMKYLSEKIPKDTSSKVRINRDLYSHERIMETAPTLPDFSLALKPDEYQLPQVDSSWRTENIKVGQTDPNHLKGDK is encoded by the exons ATGGGCTGTGTGGTGTCAACTCCAAAGGACTCTGGTGGAAATAGAAGGAGGCCAGGGAGTATTGGTGAAGTTTCAGTATATGTTCCTGGCTTGAGGATTCCTAAACCTGTTGATTTTGCTCAGTCACTCGGTGATTATTTGTCCAAGAATATAGTGGAACGCCTGTCTGCTCTTAGAACGCGTATAGTTGTAATGACTGGTCAAGAAGGTCCTACAAttacaagaacaaaaagaaaaactcagcATG GAGGTTCAACACTGGCTGATCTTGTGCAGGCTCTTGAAGATTACTTGCCTGTTCTTCTAGGATTAGTTAAAGATG GAAGCCATTTACAGTACAAAGTACAATTTGTTTGGGTGAATCAAGAGGATGACAAAGAG GAGACGACCATGTCTAATGCTTGGTATGAGGTGTTGTCAGTTTTACATCTGATGGCAATGCTATCACTATCACAGGCTAACTTGTTGCTGCTTCCAAGATCATCATCCAATGATGGTCATCAGCCCAAAGTATCAGAAG AAAACAGACGAGCCTCTGTTGATATCTTCTTAAAGGCGGCTGGGTATCTGGATTGTGCAGTCAGACATGTTCTTCCACAGTTACCTGCAGAACTCAg GAGAAATTTACCCGTAGACCTAGCAGAAGGAGTTCTGCGAGCACTCTCTCTACAAGCATTAGGACAG gGTGTAGATATACAACTTGGAATGGCCATTGATAGCACCAAAGCCACGCTAGCAGTAAAGCGCAGGCTTGCATGTGAGATGGTAAAATGTTGGCAACAG GCCCAAGATAACATCATGAATCTTCCATTAACAAATGGTTGGGGTGAAAAACATTGTCTCTTTGTGAAATGGAAATATGTTGAAGCAAAG GCTGCAGCATATTATTATCATGGTTTGATTCTTGATGAGGGAAATACAGAAAAATCTCACGGAATGGCTGTAGCTGCTTTACAAGCAGCAGATGAGTATTTCAAAGAAAGTAAGAAGTTGTGTGAGGCATTCAACGCAGCGTCTCCATTGTCAAG AAATCCACCCCCTTGGGGGACCATGAAGTATCTCTCTGAAAAAATTCCAAAGGATACTTCAAGCAAGGTTCGAATAAACCGAGATCTGTACTCTCATGAGAG GATCATGGAGACAGCACCAACGTTGCCTGATTTTTCCTTGGCCTTGAAACCAGATGAATATCAACTTCCTCAAGTGGACTCCTCATGGAGAACAGAGAACATTAAAGTGGGACAAACCGATCCTAACCATCTTAAGGGTGACAAGTGA